One genomic segment of Ferrimonas sp. YFM includes these proteins:
- a CDS encoding Lpp/OprI family alanine-zipper lipoprotein: MKSKFLMAAAAASALMLTGCANNAELEAQVSALSNKVESMTSDQARQDREINATKQAAANAQRAADDAAAEAMRANQRIDNIAESYRK, from the coding sequence ATGAAGTCCAAATTTTTGATGGCGGCCGCAGCCGCTTCTGCACTGATGCTGACTGGTTGTGCCAACAACGCCGAACTGGAAGCTCAAGTTAGCGCTCTGTCTAACAAGGTAGAAAGCATGACCAGCGATCAGGCTCGTCAGGATCGTGAAATCAATGCTACCAAGCAGGCCGCAGCCAATGCTCAGCGTGCAGCCGACGACGCCGCCGCCGAAGCGATGCGCGCCAACCAGCGCATTGACAACATCGCCGAGTCATACCGTAAGTAA
- a CDS encoding L,D-transpeptidase family protein, with the protein MKGWIQSFIMSASLVAFQAHTVSYPLPAEGERLVGFPQGHTVAPGEHLAPIAEKYGVGLIALMELNPGVDPFLPTPGTKLKLPTYMLLPDVPRKGVVINLAELRLYHFQGEQVHVYPIGIGRIGHDTPLGATKVTQKTPDPTWTPTASTRAEYLARGIELPQVVPAGPNNPLGKFALRLGFDKGQYLIHGTNKDFGIGLRVSAGCIRLWPSDIEELFAQVKWGEQVRVINQPIKVATGPQGEVMLEVHSPLTSKDGQKQPLKFSLEQLRAVEQNHVSAEWVTQALAEQSGVPKVVGWP; encoded by the coding sequence GTGAAGGGCTGGATTCAGAGTTTTATCATGTCGGCGTCTTTGGTGGCTTTTCAGGCCCATACTGTGAGCTACCCGTTGCCCGCAGAAGGGGAGCGCCTGGTGGGCTTTCCACAGGGGCATACGGTCGCCCCAGGCGAGCACCTGGCCCCCATAGCGGAGAAGTATGGGGTTGGGCTTATCGCTCTGATGGAGCTCAACCCTGGTGTAGACCCCTTCCTTCCGACCCCGGGGACCAAGCTCAAATTGCCCACCTACATGCTGTTGCCTGATGTCCCCCGCAAGGGGGTGGTGATCAACCTGGCTGAGCTGAGACTGTATCACTTTCAGGGTGAACAGGTTCACGTCTACCCCATCGGCATAGGTCGCATCGGTCACGATACTCCTCTGGGGGCCACCAAGGTGACACAGAAGACGCCCGATCCTACCTGGACACCCACGGCTTCTACCCGTGCAGAGTATCTGGCTCGGGGGATCGAACTGCCTCAGGTGGTGCCGGCGGGCCCCAACAACCCTCTTGGCAAGTTTGCCCTGCGCCTCGGCTTCGATAAGGGCCAGTATCTGATACACGGTACCAACAAGGATTTTGGTATCGGCCTGCGCGTGAGCGCCGGCTGCATCCGCTTATGGCCGTCGGATATCGAGGAGCTGTTTGCCCAGGTAAAGTGGGGAGAGCAGGTGAGGGTGATCAATCAGCCCATCAAGGTGGCCACTGGGCCTCAGGGAGAGGTGATGCTGGAAGTTCATTCGCCCCTGACCTCGAAAGATGGCCAGAAGCAGCCGTTAAAATTCTCGCTGGAGCAGTTGAGGGCAGTGGAGCAAAATCACGTCAGTGCGGAGTGGGTGACTCAGGCATTGGCTGAGCAGAGTGGGGTGCCGAAAGTGGTGGGCTGGCCTTAG